A window of Opitutus sp. ER46 contains these coding sequences:
- a CDS encoding glycerate kinase — protein MRALIALDKFKDALSAREACAVVDEALGAAQPGGARDVCPLTDGGEGFAEILTAAAGGRCEVRAVADARGHRVEAKLGFVAWRQVPIAARRLLALGTLRENDLLGVVGMAEASGLALLPAGLRDPWQTASVGTGELLRRAADAGVKAIVLGVGGSATHDLGFGALAALGWQFYRNAVDTVAAPSPATWPQIVAIVPPTGGRLPPIRIACDVQNPLVGERGAARVYAPQKGCRAEDVAALEAGTLRMAEMLAEAAQAPTDLWLRPGMGAAGGMAYGLAAATGALLVPGAELVSAWLALDARIDAADIVLTGEGRFDASSLEGKGPGALVAQARARGKAVHFFAGAVAIAAPVGVTLHVITPTGQRMPEALAACRENLGAAVQAAFAPALVSGCGRG, from the coding sequence ATGCGCGCGCTTATCGCCCTCGACAAGTTCAAGGACGCGCTGTCGGCGCGGGAGGCGTGTGCGGTGGTGGACGAGGCGCTCGGCGCGGCGCAGCCGGGAGGCGCGCGCGACGTGTGTCCGCTGACGGACGGTGGGGAAGGCTTTGCCGAGATTCTCACGGCGGCGGCGGGCGGGCGTTGCGAAGTGCGGGCGGTCGCGGATGCGCGGGGCCATCGCGTTGAGGCGAAACTGGGCTTCGTGGCGTGGCGGCAGGTGCCGATCGCGGCGCGGCGGTTGCTGGCGCTCGGGACGCTGCGCGAAAACGACCTGCTCGGCGTGGTGGGCATGGCGGAGGCGAGCGGGCTCGCGTTGTTGCCAGCGGGCCTGCGCGATCCGTGGCAGACGGCGTCGGTCGGCACGGGCGAACTGTTGCGCCGCGCGGCGGACGCCGGGGTGAAGGCGATCGTGCTCGGGGTGGGAGGCAGTGCGACGCACGATCTCGGGTTCGGCGCGCTGGCGGCGCTCGGGTGGCAGTTTTATCGCAACGCGGTCGACACGGTGGCGGCGCCGAGTCCGGCGACGTGGCCGCAGATCGTGGCGATCGTGCCGCCGACCGGGGGTCGGCTGCCGCCGATCCGGATCGCGTGCGACGTCCAGAACCCGCTCGTCGGCGAGCGCGGGGCGGCGCGCGTGTACGCGCCGCAGAAGGGCTGTCGCGCGGAGGACGTCGCGGCGCTCGAGGCCGGGACGCTGCGCATGGCGGAGATGCTGGCGGAGGCGGCGCAGGCGCCGACCGATCTCTGGTTGCGACCCGGCATGGGCGCAGCGGGCGGCATGGCATACGGGCTGGCTGCGGCGACCGGGGCGTTGCTGGTGCCGGGGGCGGAACTCGTTTCGGCGTGGCTGGCGCTGGACGCGCGGATCGACGCCGCGGACATCGTGCTGACGGGCGAGGGGCGCTTTGACGCGAGTTCGCTCGAGGGCAAGGGGCCGGGCGCGCTGGTGGCGCAGGCGCGGGCGCGCGGGAAGGCGGTGCATTTCTTTGCGGGGGCGGTGGCGATCGCGGCGCCCGTGGGCGTGACGCTGCACGTGATCACGCCAACGGGGCAGCGCATGCCGGAAGCGTTGGCGGCGTGCCGGGAAAACCTGGGCGCGGCGGTGCAGGCGGCGTTCGCGCCGGCGCTCGTGAGTGGCTGTGGGCGCGGGTGA
- a CDS encoding serine hydrolase, protein MTHVRLRLVAVIITSVLLAIRSSAGTAPTPVSPPAPATQALVDRAAADALAQFKGIQLTADQLAITLIDLRNPAHPARGSFHGDAPIYPASVVKLFYLAATHRWLEDGKLEDTPELRRALRDMIVDSSNDATGYIVDLLTGTTSGPELPEPELRAWFDRRNAVNRHFAALGYTGINVNKKPWGDGPYGRETQATRLFEPKRNALTTDATARLLTEIATGACVSPARSEQMRQLLARDLKTPDEQARFSAAALPAGSQLWSKAGWTSQTRHDATLVELPNGHRYVLVIFTVGHASATEIIPAITRVIVAGLLAPTPAS, encoded by the coding sequence ATGACTCACGTGCGTCTTCGGCTGGTGGCGGTGATCATTACCTCGGTTCTGCTCGCAATTCGGTCGTCAGCCGGGACGGCGCCAACGCCAGTCTCGCCCCCCGCCCCCGCCACCCAGGCGCTGGTTGATCGCGCGGCGGCGGACGCGCTCGCACAGTTCAAGGGCATCCAGCTCACGGCTGACCAACTCGCGATCACGCTGATCGATCTGCGCAATCCGGCGCATCCGGCGCGCGGGAGCTTTCACGGCGACGCGCCGATCTACCCGGCGAGCGTCGTCAAGTTGTTCTACCTCGCCGCCACCCACCGCTGGCTCGAGGACGGCAAACTCGAGGACACCCCTGAGCTGAGACGTGCCCTGCGCGACATGATCGTAGACTCCTCCAACGACGCCACCGGCTACATCGTCGACCTCCTCACCGGCACCACCAGCGGCCCCGAACTACCCGAGCCCGAACTCCGCGCCTGGTTCGACCGCCGCAACGCCGTCAACCGCCACTTCGCCGCCCTCGGATACACCGGCATCAACGTGAACAAGAAGCCGTGGGGCGACGGACCCTACGGCCGCGAGACGCAGGCCACGCGGCTCTTCGAGCCCAAGCGCAACGCGCTTACGACCGACGCCACCGCGCGCCTCCTCACCGAGATCGCCACCGGCGCGTGCGTCTCGCCCGCCCGCAGCGAACAGATGCGCCAGCTCCTCGCCCGCGACCTCAAGACGCCGGACGAACAAGCGCGCTTCAGCGCCGCCGCGCTCCCCGCCGGCTCGCAGCTTTGGTCGAAGGCCGGCTGGACGAGCCAGACGCGCCACGACGCCACCCTCGTCGAGTTGCCCAACGGCCACCGGTACGTCCTCGTGATCTTCACCGTCGGCCACGCCTCCGCCACCGAGATCATCCCCGCAATCACGCGCGTGATCGTTGCCGGGCTGCTGGCTCCCACGCCTGCCTCCTGA
- a CDS encoding sulfatase-like hydrolase/transferase — MPKPPNILWVVTTQWRAQACGYAGDLNARTPTLDALARAGADFRHAVTPHPFGPFARAALLTGRRSPENGVVDYYDPLPAGAETIAHRLAARGYATAYFGKWHLAERDREAPLVGEAHARMVVPSERRGGFGWWEGFEGGFLLNDPWLHGSGLPEPRRVPGYQSDVVGARAAAWIARADEAAERPWFCVVSVEPPHPPYGAPAGAVAPRDPAQIVLAPNVPRDGEVERRARRELAGYYAHIEATDAAIGRLLESVDRRTTVVVVTSVHGDMHGAHGLFRKGWPYEESVRVPLLVSVPPALAGAGWRGASDALVSLLDLPRWAESWADGVVPENHAAAQEISMPSIVALPHQCDRAWRAVRTGSRKRVWMTTAAEGQGSAGRPWLDFDLERDPLELHNHAAAAGANA, encoded by the coding sequence ATGCCAAAGCCGCCGAACATCCTCTGGGTTGTGACCACGCAATGGCGTGCCCAGGCGTGCGGTTACGCGGGCGATCTGAATGCGCGGACGCCGACGCTCGACGCGTTGGCGCGCGCAGGGGCTGATTTTCGGCACGCGGTGACGCCGCATCCGTTCGGGCCGTTCGCGCGCGCGGCGCTGCTGACGGGCCGACGCTCGCCGGAGAACGGCGTCGTAGATTACTACGATCCGCTGCCGGCCGGGGCGGAAACGATCGCGCATCGGCTCGCGGCGCGCGGGTACGCGACCGCCTATTTTGGCAAGTGGCACCTGGCGGAACGCGATCGTGAGGCGCCGCTGGTCGGGGAGGCGCACGCGCGGATGGTGGTGCCGTCGGAGCGGCGCGGCGGCTTTGGGTGGTGGGAAGGCTTTGAAGGCGGGTTCCTGCTGAACGACCCTTGGCTGCATGGCTCGGGGCTGCCGGAGCCGCGACGCGTGCCCGGTTACCAGAGCGACGTCGTCGGGGCGCGCGCGGCGGCGTGGATCGCCAGGGCGGACGAGGCGGCGGAGCGTCCCTGGTTTTGCGTCGTCAGCGTGGAGCCCCCGCATCCGCCGTATGGGGCGCCGGCCGGCGCGGTGGCGCCGCGCGATCCCGCGCAGATCGTGCTGGCGCCAAATGTGCCGCGCGACGGCGAGGTGGAGCGGAGGGCGCGGCGGGAACTCGCCGGCTATTACGCGCACATCGAGGCGACCGACGCGGCGATCGGCCGGTTGCTGGAGTCAGTCGACCGGCGCACGACGGTGGTGGTGGTGACCAGCGTGCATGGCGACATGCACGGGGCGCACGGGCTTTTCCGGAAAGGCTGGCCGTACGAGGAGAGCGTGCGCGTGCCGCTGCTGGTGAGCGTGCCGCCGGCGCTGGCGGGCGCAGGCTGGCGCGGCGCGAGCGACGCACTCGTTTCGCTGCTCGATCTGCCGCGGTGGGCGGAGAGCTGGGCCGACGGAGTGGTGCCGGAGAACCACGCGGCCGCGCAGGAAATCTCGATGCCGAGCATCGTCGCGTTGCCGCACCAGTGCGACCGCGCGTGGCGGGCGGTGCGAACCGGTTCAAGGAAGCGCGTGTGGATGACGACGGCGGCGGAGGGGCAGGGAAGCGCCGGGCGGCCGTGGCTGGACTTTGACCTCGAGCGGGACCCGCTGGAGCTGCACAACCACGCTGCCGCGGCGGGCGCGAACGCCTGA